From the genome of Mugil cephalus isolate CIBA_MC_2020 chromosome 2, CIBA_Mcephalus_1.1, whole genome shotgun sequence, one region includes:
- the stox2a gene encoding storkhead-box protein 2 isoform X2 codes for MKKNRSSNLRRAWPSSELSERPLEHSLSRSEKDIRVQKHLPPPPPPHFSPSPPSYRAPGDVSPISMSPISQSQFIPLGEILCLAISSMNSAHKPVNQEALVEHLTASFPGVPTPSSEVLRHTLNMLVRERKIYPTPEGYFIVTPQTYFITPSLIRSNSKWYHLDDRLPERQQQQQQQQQQQQQQQQQQQQQQQQQQQPQHCTSPQSGNVTPSTPGCLRERPRKNHNDSYNSYREDPSKLHASALQSKSPKEHRGDSYQSKSPKDHNGGDPPPSTSAKEHRGEPPSYPYPPAPTSPPVQQPPPQDTADKNKSITSFPYKTDTLTKKKEGSGGSGSGEKQSKRFGLRLFRLSFKKDKMRQLATFSAQFPPEEWPLRDEDVPTTPIPREVEMEIIRRINPDLTVENVARHTAVMKRLEEERTQKNKAGSSAQHSARSRRGRGHRRAPHGKSRSHSKPRTSRGDPSEGSNWDLVFMERDYRFFSHSLVRSPREAMYTLERRRSGGATYLVHSNPNITESYCPVTPEWDVSGELAKRRTEMPFPEPSRGTCQSRVQRSHSHNQDRKSRHERSDQAKERSRSMDNSLKGPSLGAPEDFEPSLEERSHYYTDDGTLRATQKSSHYSRIMFSAAKFHSDFNVPDLGKGSLDESRIRSTIERNKSRDSLPTYNELMGLSPKPSTDEYFQCNTSNETILTAPSPQAKSEYDTLTSSGGLRKGSPADRQTPHLTSPHTMEYKEDLSAAKGQNGSARLTPSQTPEPAQNARLTPHQHNVDPGGGGGGGMVIKRKEIFSKDTLFKPPHNALSTGYVDSSYTKSGTLRKASHAKSTEALDNPEPQQPSNSATSSASPAVLQGCLEPTVPSASFDYYNVSDDEEEEEAEEDSHKELATAEDSKDHGEGGGNGGGSGGVGEGTMQWLLERKKDHDLQRKLETNLTLLSPKETENSSSQKSAHSARLDSMDSSSVTVDSGFNSPRTRESLASNTSSIVESNRRQNPALSPGHIGTSSIGLPFSFRAIPEPPTTQPEKLQKSSNCLASITSV; via the exons ATGAAGAAGAACCGCAGCAGCAATCTGCGGCGGGCCTGGCCCAGCTCGGAGCTTAGCGAACGGCCGCTGGAGCACAGTCTCTCCCGTAGCGAGAAAGACATCCGTGTGCAGAagcatcttcctcctcctcctcctcctcatttctcTCCGTCCCCGCCAAGTTATCGTGCGCCAG gtgaCGTGTCTCCGATCAGTATGTCACCTATCAGCCAGTCACAGTTTATCCCGCTGGGGGAGATCTTGTGTTTGGCCatctcttctatgaactctgccCACAAGCCTGTCAACCAGGAGGCACTGGTGGAGCACCTCACTGCCAGCTTCCCAG gtgTGCCTACACCCAGCTCAGAGGTTCTGCGACATACCCTGAACATGCTGGTACGAGAGAGGAAGATCTACCCAACTCCAGAGGGCTACTTCATCGTCACTCCCCAGACGTACTTTATCACTCCTTCCCTCATCAGATCAAACAGCAAGTGGTATCACCTGGATGATCGGCTGCCAGAgcgccaacagcagcagcagcagcagcaacaacaacagcagcagcaacaacaacaacaacaacaacaacagcagcagcagcaacaacctCAGCATTGTACTTCACCTCAGTCTGGCAACGTCACCCCATCCACACCTGGCTGCCTGAGAGAGAGGCCTCGCAAGAATCACAATGACTCATACAATTCTTATCGCGAAGACCCGTCCAAACTTCACGCCTCTGCGCTCCAAAGTAAGTCACCAAAGGAGCACAGGGGAGATTCCTATCAGAGTAAGTCACCCAAGGATCACAATGGCGGGGATCCTCCACCCAGCACATCGGCCAAGGAGCACCGAGGAGAGCCGCCGTCATATCCCTATCCCCCGGctcccacctcccctcctgTCCAACAACCGCCGCCTCAAGACACCGCTGATAAGAACAAAAGCATCACTTCTTTCCCTTATAAAACTGACACTCTgaccaaaaagaaagaagggagtGGTGGCAGTGGGAGTGGTGAGAAGCAATCTAAAAGGTTTGGACTTAGGCTGTTCAGACTGAGCTTCAAGAAGGACAAAATGAGGCAGCTGGCCACCTTCTCAGCCCAGTTCCCCCCGGAGGAGTGGCCTCTTCGTGACGAGGATGTGCCGACCACGCCCATTCCACgcgaggtggagatggagataATTCGCCGGATCAACCCTGATCTAACAGTGGAGAATGTCGCGAGGCACACGGCTGTGATGAAgaggctggaggaagagcgTACGCAGAAGAACAAGGCGGGGTCTTCGGCCCAGCACAGTGCACGCAGCAGGAGGGGCAGAGGCCACCGCAGGGCTCCTCACGGCAAGTCCCGCTCTCATAGCAAACCCCGGACCTCCAGGGGAGACCCATCCGAGGGTTCAAACTGGGATCTCGTGTTCATGGAAAGGGATTACCGCTTCTTTAGCCACTCATTAGTTCGCTCGCCTCGGGAGGCAATGTACACGTTGGAGCGCAGGCGAAGCGGAGGCGCAACGTACCTGGTACACAGCAACCCCAACATCACTGAATCGTACTGCCCTGTTACCCCTGAGTGGGACGTGTCTGGGGAGCTAGCCAAGAGACGGACGGAGATGCCCTTCCCCGAGCCTTCGCGCGGAACATGCCAGTCCAGAGTGCAAAGGAGTCACAGTCACAATCAGGACAGGAAGTCTCGTCACGAGAGGTCAGATCAAGCTAAGGAGCGATCCCGGTCCATGGACAACTCTCTCAAGGGTCCGTCGCTGGGCGCACCAGAAGACTTTGAGCCCAGTCTGGAGGAACGTAGTCATTACTACACGGACGATGGCACCCTGCGAGCCACGCAGAAGTCCTCCCACTACTCAAGGATCATGTTCTCTGCTGCTAAGTTCCACTCTGATTTTAATGTGCCTGATTTGGGGAAAGGGAGTTTGGACGAGTCAAGGATCCGGAGTACGATAGAGAGGAACAAAAGCAGAGACAGCTTGCCAACGTACAATGAGCTGATGGGACTTTCTCCTAAGCCCTCAACAGATGAGTACTTCCAGTGCAATACGTCAAATGAAACAATCCTAACTGCCCCTTCGCCTCAGGCAAAATCAGAATATGACACAttaacctcatcagggggactCCGAAAGGGCTCTCCGGCTGACCGCCAAACGCCTCACCTCACCTCTCCTCATACGATGGAGTACAAAGAGGACTTGTCGGCAGCAAAGGGACAGAATGGCTCAGCGCGACTGACGCCAAGCCAGACGCCGGAGCCGGCGCAAAATGCCCGTTTGACACCGCACCAACACAATGTAGAtcctggagggggaggaggaggtggtatGGTGATCAAGAGGAAAGAAATCTTCAGCAAGGACACTTTGTTCAAACCTCCACACAATGCCTTGTCCACTGGCTACGTGGACAGCAGCTACACCAAGTCCGGCACATTGCGGAAAGCCTCACATGCCAAATCAACAGAGGCCCTAGACAATCCTGAGCCCCAGCAGCCTTCCAATTCAGCCACTTCCTCAGCGTCACCCGCAGTTTTACAGGGCTGCCTAGAGCCAACAGTCCCCTCTGCCTCCTTCGACTACTATAACGTGTcagatgatgaggaagaagaagaggcagaggaggactCGCACAAAGAGTTGGCGACGGCAGAGGACAGCAAAGACCATGGGGAAGGGGGTGGTAACGGCGGAGGCAGCGGTGGTGTTGGGGAGGGAACCATGCAGTGGCTCCTGGAACGGAAGAAGGACCATGATCTGCAGCGGAAACTGGAGACCAATCTGACCTTACTCAGCCCCAAGGAGACggagaacagcagcagccagaaGTCAGCCCACTCTGCCCGTTTGGACAGCATGGACAGCAGCAGTGTCACAGTGGACAGTGGATTCAACTCCCCCAG GACACGTGAAAGCCTTGCATCCAACACATCCAGCATAGTGGAAAGCAATAGACGGCAGAATCCAGCGCTGAGCCCAGGACACATTGGCACCAGTAGTATCGGACTGCCATTCAGTTTTCGCGCCATCCCAGAGCCCCCCACCACACAGCCTGAGAAACTCCAGAAGTCATCGAACTGCCTGGCCTCCATCACCAGCGTCTGA
- the stox2a gene encoding storkhead-box protein 2 isoform X3, which yields MNGCYGDRLGSSFHWIAGNGDVSPISMSPISQSQFIPLGEILCLAISSMNSAHKPVNQEALVEHLTASFPGVPTPSSEVLRHTLNMLVRERKIYPTPEGYFIVTPQTYFITPSLIRSNSKWYHLDDRLPERQQQQQQQQQQQQQQQQQQQQQQQQQQQPQHCTSPQSGNVTPSTPGCLRERPRKNHNDSYNSYREDPSKLHASALQSKSPKEHRGDSYQSKSPKDHNGGDPPPSTSAKEHRGEPPSYPYPPAPTSPPVQQPPPQDTADKNKSITSFPYKTDTLTKKKEGSGGSGSGEKQSKRFGLRLFRLSFKKDKMRQLATFSAQFPPEEWPLRDEDVPTTPIPREVEMEIIRRINPDLTVENVARHTAVMKRLEEERTQKNKAGSSAQHSARSRRGRGHRRAPHGKSRSHSKPRTSRGDPSEGSNWDLVFMERDYRFFSHSLVRSPREAMYTLERRRSGGATYLVHSNPNITESYCPVTPEWDVSGELAKRRTEMPFPEPSRGTCQSRVQRSHSHNQDRKSRHERSDQAKERSRSMDNSLKGPSLGAPEDFEPSLEERSHYYTDDGTLRATQKSSHYSRIMFSAAKFHSDFNVPDLGKGSLDESRIRSTIERNKSRDSLPTYNELMGLSPKPSTDEYFQCNTSNETILTAPSPQAKSEYDTLTSSGGLRKGSPADRQTPHLTSPHTMEYKEDLSAAKGQNGSARLTPSQTPEPAQNARLTPHQHNVDPGGGGGGGMVIKRKEIFSKDTLFKPPHNALSTGYVDSSYTKSGTLRKASHAKSTEALDNPEPQQPSNSATSSASPAVLQGCLEPTVPSASFDYYNVSDDEEEEEAEEDSHKELATAEDSKDHGEGGGNGGGSGGVGEGTMQWLLERKKDHDLQRKLETNLTLLSPKETENSSSQKSAHSARLDSMDSSSVTVDSGFNSPRTRESLASNTSSIVESNRRQNPALSPGHIGTSSIGLPFSFRAIPEPPTTQPEKLQKSSNCLASITSV from the exons ATGAATGGATGCTACGGCGATCGACTCGGGAGCTCCTTTCATTGGATTGCGGGAAACG gtgaCGTGTCTCCGATCAGTATGTCACCTATCAGCCAGTCACAGTTTATCCCGCTGGGGGAGATCTTGTGTTTGGCCatctcttctatgaactctgccCACAAGCCTGTCAACCAGGAGGCACTGGTGGAGCACCTCACTGCCAGCTTCCCAG gtgTGCCTACACCCAGCTCAGAGGTTCTGCGACATACCCTGAACATGCTGGTACGAGAGAGGAAGATCTACCCAACTCCAGAGGGCTACTTCATCGTCACTCCCCAGACGTACTTTATCACTCCTTCCCTCATCAGATCAAACAGCAAGTGGTATCACCTGGATGATCGGCTGCCAGAgcgccaacagcagcagcagcagcagcaacaacaacagcagcagcaacaacaacaacaacaacaacaacagcagcagcagcaacaacctCAGCATTGTACTTCACCTCAGTCTGGCAACGTCACCCCATCCACACCTGGCTGCCTGAGAGAGAGGCCTCGCAAGAATCACAATGACTCATACAATTCTTATCGCGAAGACCCGTCCAAACTTCACGCCTCTGCGCTCCAAAGTAAGTCACCAAAGGAGCACAGGGGAGATTCCTATCAGAGTAAGTCACCCAAGGATCACAATGGCGGGGATCCTCCACCCAGCACATCGGCCAAGGAGCACCGAGGAGAGCCGCCGTCATATCCCTATCCCCCGGctcccacctcccctcctgTCCAACAACCGCCGCCTCAAGACACCGCTGATAAGAACAAAAGCATCACTTCTTTCCCTTATAAAACTGACACTCTgaccaaaaagaaagaagggagtGGTGGCAGTGGGAGTGGTGAGAAGCAATCTAAAAGGTTTGGACTTAGGCTGTTCAGACTGAGCTTCAAGAAGGACAAAATGAGGCAGCTGGCCACCTTCTCAGCCCAGTTCCCCCCGGAGGAGTGGCCTCTTCGTGACGAGGATGTGCCGACCACGCCCATTCCACgcgaggtggagatggagataATTCGCCGGATCAACCCTGATCTAACAGTGGAGAATGTCGCGAGGCACACGGCTGTGATGAAgaggctggaggaagagcgTACGCAGAAGAACAAGGCGGGGTCTTCGGCCCAGCACAGTGCACGCAGCAGGAGGGGCAGAGGCCACCGCAGGGCTCCTCACGGCAAGTCCCGCTCTCATAGCAAACCCCGGACCTCCAGGGGAGACCCATCCGAGGGTTCAAACTGGGATCTCGTGTTCATGGAAAGGGATTACCGCTTCTTTAGCCACTCATTAGTTCGCTCGCCTCGGGAGGCAATGTACACGTTGGAGCGCAGGCGAAGCGGAGGCGCAACGTACCTGGTACACAGCAACCCCAACATCACTGAATCGTACTGCCCTGTTACCCCTGAGTGGGACGTGTCTGGGGAGCTAGCCAAGAGACGGACGGAGATGCCCTTCCCCGAGCCTTCGCGCGGAACATGCCAGTCCAGAGTGCAAAGGAGTCACAGTCACAATCAGGACAGGAAGTCTCGTCACGAGAGGTCAGATCAAGCTAAGGAGCGATCCCGGTCCATGGACAACTCTCTCAAGGGTCCGTCGCTGGGCGCACCAGAAGACTTTGAGCCCAGTCTGGAGGAACGTAGTCATTACTACACGGACGATGGCACCCTGCGAGCCACGCAGAAGTCCTCCCACTACTCAAGGATCATGTTCTCTGCTGCTAAGTTCCACTCTGATTTTAATGTGCCTGATTTGGGGAAAGGGAGTTTGGACGAGTCAAGGATCCGGAGTACGATAGAGAGGAACAAAAGCAGAGACAGCTTGCCAACGTACAATGAGCTGATGGGACTTTCTCCTAAGCCCTCAACAGATGAGTACTTCCAGTGCAATACGTCAAATGAAACAATCCTAACTGCCCCTTCGCCTCAGGCAAAATCAGAATATGACACAttaacctcatcagggggactCCGAAAGGGCTCTCCGGCTGACCGCCAAACGCCTCACCTCACCTCTCCTCATACGATGGAGTACAAAGAGGACTTGTCGGCAGCAAAGGGACAGAATGGCTCAGCGCGACTGACGCCAAGCCAGACGCCGGAGCCGGCGCAAAATGCCCGTTTGACACCGCACCAACACAATGTAGAtcctggagggggaggaggaggtggtatGGTGATCAAGAGGAAAGAAATCTTCAGCAAGGACACTTTGTTCAAACCTCCACACAATGCCTTGTCCACTGGCTACGTGGACAGCAGCTACACCAAGTCCGGCACATTGCGGAAAGCCTCACATGCCAAATCAACAGAGGCCCTAGACAATCCTGAGCCCCAGCAGCCTTCCAATTCAGCCACTTCCTCAGCGTCACCCGCAGTTTTACAGGGCTGCCTAGAGCCAACAGTCCCCTCTGCCTCCTTCGACTACTATAACGTGTcagatgatgaggaagaagaagaggcagaggaggactCGCACAAAGAGTTGGCGACGGCAGAGGACAGCAAAGACCATGGGGAAGGGGGTGGTAACGGCGGAGGCAGCGGTGGTGTTGGGGAGGGAACCATGCAGTGGCTCCTGGAACGGAAGAAGGACCATGATCTGCAGCGGAAACTGGAGACCAATCTGACCTTACTCAGCCCCAAGGAGACggagaacagcagcagccagaaGTCAGCCCACTCTGCCCGTTTGGACAGCATGGACAGCAGCAGTGTCACAGTGGACAGTGGATTCAACTCCCCCAG GACACGTGAAAGCCTTGCATCCAACACATCCAGCATAGTGGAAAGCAATAGACGGCAGAATCCAGCGCTGAGCCCAGGACACATTGGCACCAGTAGTATCGGACTGCCATTCAGTTTTCGCGCCATCCCAGAGCCCCCCACCACACAGCCTGAGAAACTCCAGAAGTCATCGAACTGCCTGGCCTCCATCACCAGCGTCTGA
- the stox2a gene encoding storkhead-box protein 2 isoform X4 gives MSPISQSQFIPLGEILCLAISSMNSAHKPVNQEALVEHLTASFPGVPTPSSEVLRHTLNMLVRERKIYPTPEGYFIVTPQTYFITPSLIRSNSKWYHLDDRLPERQQQQQQQQQQQQQQQQQQQQQQQQQQQPQHCTSPQSGNVTPSTPGCLRERPRKNHNDSYNSYREDPSKLHASALQSKSPKEHRGDSYQSKSPKDHNGGDPPPSTSAKEHRGEPPSYPYPPAPTSPPVQQPPPQDTADKNKSITSFPYKTDTLTKKKEGSGGSGSGEKQSKRFGLRLFRLSFKKDKMRQLATFSAQFPPEEWPLRDEDVPTTPIPREVEMEIIRRINPDLTVENVARHTAVMKRLEEERTQKNKAGSSAQHSARSRRGRGHRRAPHGKSRSHSKPRTSRGDPSEGSNWDLVFMERDYRFFSHSLVRSPREAMYTLERRRSGGATYLVHSNPNITESYCPVTPEWDVSGELAKRRTEMPFPEPSRGTCQSRVQRSHSHNQDRKSRHERSDQAKERSRSMDNSLKGPSLGAPEDFEPSLEERSHYYTDDGTLRATQKSSHYSRIMFSAAKFHSDFNVPDLGKGSLDESRIRSTIERNKSRDSLPTYNELMGLSPKPSTDEYFQCNTSNETILTAPSPQAKSEYDTLTSSGGLRKGSPADRQTPHLTSPHTMEYKEDLSAAKGQNGSARLTPSQTPEPAQNARLTPHQHNVDPGGGGGGGMVIKRKEIFSKDTLFKPPHNALSTGYVDSSYTKSGTLRKASHAKSTEALDNPEPQQPSNSATSSASPAVLQGCLEPTVPSASFDYYNVSDDEEEEEAEEDSHKELATAEDSKDHGEGGGNGGGSGGVGEGTMQWLLERKKDHDLQRKLETNLTLLSPKETENSSSQKSAHSARLDSMDSSSVTVDSGFNSPRTRESLASNTSSIVESNRRQNPALSPGHIGTSSIGLPFSFRAIPEPPTTQPEKLQKSSNCLASITSV, from the exons ATGTCACCTATCAGCCAGTCACAGTTTATCCCGCTGGGGGAGATCTTGTGTTTGGCCatctcttctatgaactctgccCACAAGCCTGTCAACCAGGAGGCACTGGTGGAGCACCTCACTGCCAGCTTCCCAG gtgTGCCTACACCCAGCTCAGAGGTTCTGCGACATACCCTGAACATGCTGGTACGAGAGAGGAAGATCTACCCAACTCCAGAGGGCTACTTCATCGTCACTCCCCAGACGTACTTTATCACTCCTTCCCTCATCAGATCAAACAGCAAGTGGTATCACCTGGATGATCGGCTGCCAGAgcgccaacagcagcagcagcagcagcaacaacaacagcagcagcaacaacaacaacaacaacaacaacagcagcagcagcaacaacctCAGCATTGTACTTCACCTCAGTCTGGCAACGTCACCCCATCCACACCTGGCTGCCTGAGAGAGAGGCCTCGCAAGAATCACAATGACTCATACAATTCTTATCGCGAAGACCCGTCCAAACTTCACGCCTCTGCGCTCCAAAGTAAGTCACCAAAGGAGCACAGGGGAGATTCCTATCAGAGTAAGTCACCCAAGGATCACAATGGCGGGGATCCTCCACCCAGCACATCGGCCAAGGAGCACCGAGGAGAGCCGCCGTCATATCCCTATCCCCCGGctcccacctcccctcctgTCCAACAACCGCCGCCTCAAGACACCGCTGATAAGAACAAAAGCATCACTTCTTTCCCTTATAAAACTGACACTCTgaccaaaaagaaagaagggagtGGTGGCAGTGGGAGTGGTGAGAAGCAATCTAAAAGGTTTGGACTTAGGCTGTTCAGACTGAGCTTCAAGAAGGACAAAATGAGGCAGCTGGCCACCTTCTCAGCCCAGTTCCCCCCGGAGGAGTGGCCTCTTCGTGACGAGGATGTGCCGACCACGCCCATTCCACgcgaggtggagatggagataATTCGCCGGATCAACCCTGATCTAACAGTGGAGAATGTCGCGAGGCACACGGCTGTGATGAAgaggctggaggaagagcgTACGCAGAAGAACAAGGCGGGGTCTTCGGCCCAGCACAGTGCACGCAGCAGGAGGGGCAGAGGCCACCGCAGGGCTCCTCACGGCAAGTCCCGCTCTCATAGCAAACCCCGGACCTCCAGGGGAGACCCATCCGAGGGTTCAAACTGGGATCTCGTGTTCATGGAAAGGGATTACCGCTTCTTTAGCCACTCATTAGTTCGCTCGCCTCGGGAGGCAATGTACACGTTGGAGCGCAGGCGAAGCGGAGGCGCAACGTACCTGGTACACAGCAACCCCAACATCACTGAATCGTACTGCCCTGTTACCCCTGAGTGGGACGTGTCTGGGGAGCTAGCCAAGAGACGGACGGAGATGCCCTTCCCCGAGCCTTCGCGCGGAACATGCCAGTCCAGAGTGCAAAGGAGTCACAGTCACAATCAGGACAGGAAGTCTCGTCACGAGAGGTCAGATCAAGCTAAGGAGCGATCCCGGTCCATGGACAACTCTCTCAAGGGTCCGTCGCTGGGCGCACCAGAAGACTTTGAGCCCAGTCTGGAGGAACGTAGTCATTACTACACGGACGATGGCACCCTGCGAGCCACGCAGAAGTCCTCCCACTACTCAAGGATCATGTTCTCTGCTGCTAAGTTCCACTCTGATTTTAATGTGCCTGATTTGGGGAAAGGGAGTTTGGACGAGTCAAGGATCCGGAGTACGATAGAGAGGAACAAAAGCAGAGACAGCTTGCCAACGTACAATGAGCTGATGGGACTTTCTCCTAAGCCCTCAACAGATGAGTACTTCCAGTGCAATACGTCAAATGAAACAATCCTAACTGCCCCTTCGCCTCAGGCAAAATCAGAATATGACACAttaacctcatcagggggactCCGAAAGGGCTCTCCGGCTGACCGCCAAACGCCTCACCTCACCTCTCCTCATACGATGGAGTACAAAGAGGACTTGTCGGCAGCAAAGGGACAGAATGGCTCAGCGCGACTGACGCCAAGCCAGACGCCGGAGCCGGCGCAAAATGCCCGTTTGACACCGCACCAACACAATGTAGAtcctggagggggaggaggaggtggtatGGTGATCAAGAGGAAAGAAATCTTCAGCAAGGACACTTTGTTCAAACCTCCACACAATGCCTTGTCCACTGGCTACGTGGACAGCAGCTACACCAAGTCCGGCACATTGCGGAAAGCCTCACATGCCAAATCAACAGAGGCCCTAGACAATCCTGAGCCCCAGCAGCCTTCCAATTCAGCCACTTCCTCAGCGTCACCCGCAGTTTTACAGGGCTGCCTAGAGCCAACAGTCCCCTCTGCCTCCTTCGACTACTATAACGTGTcagatgatgaggaagaagaagaggcagaggaggactCGCACAAAGAGTTGGCGACGGCAGAGGACAGCAAAGACCATGGGGAAGGGGGTGGTAACGGCGGAGGCAGCGGTGGTGTTGGGGAGGGAACCATGCAGTGGCTCCTGGAACGGAAGAAGGACCATGATCTGCAGCGGAAACTGGAGACCAATCTGACCTTACTCAGCCCCAAGGAGACggagaacagcagcagccagaaGTCAGCCCACTCTGCCCGTTTGGACAGCATGGACAGCAGCAGTGTCACAGTGGACAGTGGATTCAACTCCCCCAG GACACGTGAAAGCCTTGCATCCAACACATCCAGCATAGTGGAAAGCAATAGACGGCAGAATCCAGCGCTGAGCCCAGGACACATTGGCACCAGTAGTATCGGACTGCCATTCAGTTTTCGCGCCATCCCAGAGCCCCCCACCACACAGCCTGAGAAACTCCAGAAGTCATCGAACTGCCTGGCCTCCATCACCAGCGTCTGA